The proteins below are encoded in one region of Actinomycetota bacterium:
- a CDS encoding sulfotransferase family protein, giving the protein MTTRINCWSGPRNVSTALMRSFAQRSDTRAYDEPLYGHYLFTTRAPHPGLDELIAVLETDAGAVIRELILGPCDRDVMFFKQMVHHLTPDLDLGFLDQCVNVLLIRDPAEVIASLVNQLPQPTMRDVGVERQLALFRDLRSRGQDPPVLDSRQLLLDPEPVLKELCSRVGIAWDPAMLSWPSGPQPEDGVWAKYWYDNLHSSTGFQPYRERSRQVPDHCRELLAECRAHYEELIPHAIVAVPAEAS; this is encoded by the coding sequence GTGACGACACGCATCAATTGCTGGTCCGGCCCCCGTAACGTCTCCACGGCGTTGATGCGCAGCTTCGCCCAACGCTCCGACACCCGCGCCTACGACGAGCCGCTTTACGGCCATTACCTCTTCACCACGCGCGCGCCGCACCCTGGTCTGGACGAGTTGATCGCGGTCCTCGAGACCGACGCCGGCGCGGTCATCCGCGAGCTGATCCTGGGTCCTTGCGATCGCGACGTGATGTTCTTCAAGCAGATGGTTCACCACCTCACCCCGGACCTCGACCTGGGGTTCCTGGACCAGTGCGTGAACGTCTTGTTGATCCGGGACCCTGCTGAAGTCATCGCCTCCCTCGTGAACCAACTTCCCCAGCCGACGATGCGCGACGTCGGCGTCGAGCGCCAGCTCGCGCTCTTCAGGGACCTCCGATCGCGAGGTCAAGACCCACCCGTGCTGGACTCGCGGCAGCTGTTGCTCGACCCAGAGCCCGTCCTGAAGGAGCTCTGCAGCAGGGTCGGCATCGCATGGGATCCGGCCATGCTCTCGTGGCCGTCCGGCCCACAACCGGAGGACGGCGTCTGGGCCAAGTACTGGTACGACAACCTGCACAGCTCGACGGGCTTCCAGCCGTACCGCGAGCGGAGCAGACAGGTGCCGGATCATTGTCGCGAGCTGCTGGCGGAATGCCGCGCGCATTACGAGGAACTGATCCCGCACGCCATCGTCGCCGTTCCGGCTGAGGCCTCCTAG
- a CDS encoding aminotransferase class IV: protein MAARRYRPEDLPDPRNAEILVHVDGELVPRDEARVSVFDSSVQGGDAVWEGLRVYDGKIYALDRHLDRLFASAHALRFEGIPSRDEVRNAVVDTFTANGMYDGAHARLTLTRGPKMTSGMTPMNNRAGCTLIVLAEWKPPVYGDTGIRLITSSVRRNSPATLDSKIHHNNLLNNILAKIEADVAGADDALMLDLQGFVAETNATNIFLVRNGVLVTASADACLPGITRGIVLELAGADGMRVSERNVSLSEVYTADEVFTTGTMGELTPVLEVDGRTIGTGETGPITKRLRDLHRDHTRTEGEPLPT, encoded by the coding sequence GTGGCAGCGCGGCGCTACCGGCCCGAAGACCTTCCGGATCCGCGCAACGCAGAGATCCTCGTCCATGTGGACGGAGAGCTCGTTCCTCGCGATGAGGCGCGGGTGTCGGTATTCGATTCCTCGGTTCAAGGTGGCGACGCGGTGTGGGAGGGCCTCCGCGTCTATGACGGAAAGATCTACGCCCTGGATCGTCACCTCGATCGGCTGTTCGCGTCCGCGCACGCGTTGCGCTTCGAAGGGATCCCGTCGCGCGACGAGGTACGGAACGCGGTAGTCGATACCTTCACCGCGAACGGGATGTACGACGGCGCGCACGCGCGCCTGACCCTGACCCGCGGGCCCAAGATGACGTCGGGGATGACGCCGATGAACAACCGGGCCGGGTGCACGCTGATCGTTCTCGCCGAGTGGAAGCCGCCGGTGTACGGCGACACTGGGATCCGCCTGATCACGTCGTCGGTGCGGCGCAACTCTCCGGCCACCCTCGACTCGAAGATCCACCACAACAACCTCCTCAACAACATCCTGGCGAAGATCGAGGCGGACGTCGCGGGCGCCGACGACGCCCTGATGCTGGACCTGCAGGGGTTCGTCGCCGAGACGAACGCCACCAACATCTTTCTCGTGCGCAACGGCGTCTTGGTGACCGCTTCCGCGGATGCGTGCCTTCCCGGGATCACGCGCGGCATCGTTCTCGAGCTCGCAGGCGCCGACGGCATGCGTGTGTCCGAGCGGAACGTCTCCTTATCGGAGGTCTACACGGCGGACGAGGTCTTCACGACAGGCACCATGGGTGAGCTCACACCGGTGCTAGAGGTAGACGGCCGCACGATAGGCACCGGCGAGACCGGCCCCATCACGAAGCGTCTCCGCGACCTCCACCGCGACCACACCCGCACAGAAGGCGAACCCCTCCCGACGTGA
- a CDS encoding acyl-CoA carboxylase subunit beta, which translates to MATAEDQPLEAPAPGRSIEQRVEELRGKKAEARLAGGEKAIAKQHDRGKLTARERVDKLLDPGSFVETDMLVRHRSHGFGIENKRPLADAVVTGWGTIDGRKVFVFAQDFTVFGGSLGEVMGEKICKIMDLALETGAPVIGLNDSGGARIQEGAASLAGYGYIFDRNVRSSGVIPQISAIMGPCAGGAVYSPAMTDFTFMVSETSHMFITGPEVIKAVTGETVTQEELGGAMSHASKSGVAHFVAADDEDCLRQVRYLMSFLPSNNFESPPYFPPTDDPMRSCDELLDLIPDSPNQPYDMHQVIASVFDDGEFFEVHPHWAQNILCGFSRLAGHPVGVIANQPQVLAGCLDITSSTKAARFVRFCDAFNIPLVTFVDVPGFLPGTEQEYGGIIRHGSKLLYAFSEATVPRMTVITRKAYGGAYVVMNSKHIRADVSFAWPSAEIAVMGAEGAVNIIHRKEIAAADDPQAKRSELIDDYGARFSNPYVAAERGYVDDIIEPQVTRQRLVQSLEMLRSKRETIPQRKHGNIAL; encoded by the coding sequence ATGGCTACCGCTGAGGACCAACCCCTAGAAGCCCCGGCTCCTGGCCGCTCCATCGAACAGCGCGTCGAGGAGCTGCGGGGCAAGAAGGCAGAGGCGCGGCTAGCGGGGGGCGAGAAGGCGATCGCGAAGCAACACGATCGCGGAAAGCTCACCGCCCGAGAGCGCGTCGACAAGCTCCTAGACCCAGGCTCCTTCGTCGAGACCGACATGCTCGTGCGGCACCGCTCCCACGGCTTCGGCATCGAGAACAAGCGACCGCTCGCCGATGCGGTCGTGACCGGCTGGGGAACGATCGACGGACGCAAGGTCTTCGTGTTCGCCCAGGACTTCACCGTCTTCGGAGGGTCCCTCGGAGAGGTGATGGGCGAGAAGATCTGCAAGATCATGGACCTCGCGCTAGAGACGGGTGCTCCGGTGATCGGGCTCAACGACTCGGGAGGCGCGCGGATCCAGGAGGGTGCCGCATCTCTGGCCGGCTACGGCTACATCTTCGATCGCAACGTCCGTTCTTCGGGCGTGATCCCGCAGATCTCGGCGATCATGGGGCCGTGCGCCGGCGGGGCGGTCTACTCCCCCGCCATGACCGACTTCACCTTCATGGTGTCGGAGACATCCCACATGTTCATCACGGGGCCCGAGGTCATCAAGGCGGTCACGGGTGAGACCGTGACGCAGGAGGAGCTGGGCGGCGCGATGAGCCACGCGTCCAAGTCCGGCGTGGCGCACTTCGTGGCGGCAGACGACGAGGACTGCCTCCGCCAGGTCCGCTACCTCATGTCGTTCCTGCCGTCGAACAACTTCGAGTCACCGCCGTACTTCCCGCCGACCGACGACCCGATGCGATCGTGCGACGAGCTCCTCGACCTCATCCCGGACTCGCCGAACCAGCCGTACGACATGCACCAGGTGATCGCGTCGGTCTTCGACGACGGCGAGTTCTTCGAGGTGCACCCGCACTGGGCTCAGAACATCCTGTGCGGCTTCTCCCGGTTGGCGGGTCATCCCGTCGGCGTCATCGCTAACCAGCCTCAGGTGCTGGCGGGATGCCTCGACATCACCTCTTCCACGAAGGCCGCACGGTTCGTTCGCTTCTGCGACGCGTTCAACATCCCGCTGGTCACGTTCGTGGACGTGCCCGGGTTCCTCCCGGGGACCGAGCAGGAGTACGGCGGCATCATCAGACACGGCTCCAAGCTCCTATACGCCTTCAGCGAGGCCACGGTCCCCCGCATGACCGTGATCACCCGCAAGGCCTACGGCGGGGCGTACGTCGTCATGAACTCAAAGCACATCCGCGCGGACGTCTCGTTCGCGTGGCCGTCGGCCGAGATCGCCGTCATGGGGGCCGAGGGTGCCGTCAACATCATCCATCGCAAAGAGATCGCGGCCGCAGACGATCCACAGGCGAAGCGCTCGGAGCTGATCGACGACTACGGCGCGAGGTTCTCGAACCCGTACGTCGCGGCCGAGCGCGGCTACGTCGACGACATCATCGAGCCACAGGTGACGCGCCAGCGGCTCGTGCAGTCGCTCGAGATGCTCCGTTCGAAGCGGGAGACGATCCCGCAGCGCAAGCACGGCAACATCGCGCTGTGA